GGCTGTCGCCTTCTTCGAGCTCCACGTCATACTCACTTCCCCTGAGGAGCCTTAAATTTGCGAGGTATATGGTCATCCTGCCGGTAGGCTGAACTTTTCTGAGGGTTTCTATAAATTTCTGTTTCTGCTGCATCTCTATTTCTTTCGCCTTGACCTCCTCGGCACTAAGGGCCCCCACGGAGGAGCCGGCGGAGACCATATCTTTTTCCATCCTGGAAATCATCTCGTCAAGCGCCTTCTGTTGCATGTCACGTACTCTTTTCCGCGTAAATATGGCGCCCCTCAAATAGGCATCGTCCGCATACCCGCCGGCCCGCTCGATGAGAGAAGAAAGCCTCTCTTTCTTTTTGGTCACATATTTACCGGGGAACAGGACTTCGCCGCTCACCGAGACAAATCTCTCCTTCCTCCAATCCTGCAGGCGCTTCACATTTATTCTATCATACGGGAGGAGCGCCACATTGGCTGACGGGTCACCTTCGAGGGCTCTTTTCAGATTGATATTCTTGTGCTCCAGTCTGACATATTTGTCGTCCTCGATTGACTGCCTGGTAATTTCTATTTCGTCCCTATAGGCGCTTTCAAGCAAATTTCCGGAGGCAAATATCAGGTCCTTAACCGTCATGCCTTTTGCGAATGTGTAATTTCCCGGCCTCAATACCTCTCCATCTATGGCGACCGTTTTCTTGTAATTGAATCCTGACATATTATGAATAACTATACGGTCGTGGCTCTTAAGAGTGATGTTGTTGCGGTCGTCCCCCTCAAGTGCCTTCTTTATTGAAAATTTCGAACGGGTAACGACTCTTGTAGCCGGATCGGTCCTGTAAAGCTCGGCCTCAGCGAGATACGCGTCCTTGGAAGGGCCACCGGCGGCCAGAACCGCATCCCTCACGGTCATATTGGGTGTATATATGATTCTCAGGAACTTCCTCTGATCGACTCTCGTGCCGCTTTGACTTCTCATTTCGGCAATCCTGGGGTCGTCGAGGCTCCAAATCCCCAACCGTCGCAGCTCATCGATGGTCCTCTGGTCGATATCGAATCTGAGAGCTTCTCTTTGTTGTGACTCTCCGCCCGACCCCATGGTGGTGGAGGTGGATTTTCTGATCTCGAGAATACGAGGATCGTCAAGACTCAGTATTCCAGCTCTTCGCAGCTCGTCTATGGTTTTATGGTCGATCTCCGACCTGCTCGTCGTGCTCTGGCTCCTCATCTCGGCAATCCTGGGATCGTCGAGGCTGGTAATCCCGGATCGCCAGAGCTCATCTATAGTTCTTTGATCGATATCCGGTCTCTCGAGCAGTTTCCTGAACCGGGGCTCCCATAGGCGGATTTCGGTAAGGTCCGTGATACCGAGCCTTCTCAGCTCGTCGATCGTCCTCTGATCGATTTCTCTCGTCCCGGACCAGATCTGGCTTCTGATCCCCGTCAAGCGTGGATCATCGAGGCTGGTAATGCCCATTCTCCGCAGTTCATCGATCGTTCTCTGGTCGACATCCTGCTTGTTTTCGCTTATTCTGGTCAGAAGGTCCGTGATTCTCGGATCGTCAAGCCTCGTTATCCCGGCCTTCCGCAGCTCGTCGATGGTCCTTTGGTTCAGCTCCGCATTACCCAACAACACCCGAGTATCCACGGACCTTCTCTTTTCATTGCGGCTGTCGGATCGTCGTTGTTCATTCTGACCTTCAGCCTGCCCTTCCATCCGCGCTTCAGAATATCCTTGCCCTTCCGAACGGTCCATCATCCTGGAAACTGACTTCGACGGCTTCTTCGCTTCTTCCAGTGCGCCTCTTACCTCGCCTTCGACAATGATATACGGCTTATCCTCAAAAAACCAACGGGAGAAGACAAAGATACTATCCTGCGCTTTAAGCGTTACATTATACTGGGGCGATTCAAAAAGAGACTTCAGGTTTATCGGGATAACCTGAGATTCAAAAGAAGGCGGCTCCATCCTCTTTATCACCGCATAATTGAGATAGGACTCGGGCAGAAGGTCTTTTTCGTTCTTGATAACATCTCTCAACGTAAGACCTGCTTTGAATTCGTATTTACCCGGTCTTTTCACATTGCCCTGGAGGAAGACGGCATTCTCGACCCTCTCGGTTATGTTGAATACCTTGACCAGGTCAAAATCCTGCAGCTGAAATTCCCTGGATTTAGCCAGATCCTTGGCATTTATATCGATGATAAGCTGGTTTTCATTTTTCGTGATCCTTTCTACCTGGACCTGCTGGGTGTAGGCGATCGGCATTATGCCGCCCGCAAGGTCTAAGAGCGTATGGAGATCGTGCGCCCCCTTCAGCTCGTAAATCGCCGGCCGCTTCACATTACCCGCAATACCCACCACCGGACCGGCCACGGGCACGAATATTACATCACCGGCCCTTAAATTCAAATCCTTCGATTTATCGCCTTTCATCAAAAGGTCGTAGAGATCGAAATGGGCTATTATCTTATCTTTTCTTTTCAGCTGCACGTTCCTCATGCTCCCGATGTCCGACGGGCCCCCTGCGATCAAAAGGGCATCGGTTATGGTGGCAAAGGAGCCTATCGTATAGGAACCCGGTCTCTTGAGCTCGCCTAGCACGAATATGGGAATGGTCTTGACCGATCCCATGGCGATATCTATATTCCCACCGACGATCTGTTCGCTTAATTTTATGAGATGCTTCGACATCTCTTC
This genomic stretch from Syntrophorhabdaceae bacterium harbors:
- a CDS encoding SLBB domain-containing protein — protein: MIKRTLVVVLAPLLAFVMSGSAFAQVTEDLKRLSPEQQKAMMMDAGRSGMGMNQLDFEGLKKRRDGQGEQGKKTDRKMELERKESPPPESVFTPEKEEASFLEKHRALGKYQDISIKLKTFGSDFFKEASVKLARDRQDVPVPSDYIVGPGDEIKLLMWGRVNSDLMLTVDRNGNISIPQIGPVKVAGLTYEEMSKHLIKLSEQIVGGNIDIAMGSVKTIPIFVLGELKRPGSYTIGSFATITDALLIAGGPSDIGSMRNVQLKRKDKIIAHFDLYDLLMKGDKSKDLNLRAGDVIFVPVAGPVVGIAGNVKRPAIYELKGAHDLHTLLDLAGGIMPIAYTQQVQVERITKNENQLIIDINAKDLAKSREFQLQDFDLVKVFNITERVENAVFLQGNVKRPGKYEFKAGLTLRDVIKNEKDLLPESYLNYAVIKRMEPPSFESQVIPINLKSLFESPQYNVTLKAQDSIFVFSRWFFEDKPYIIVEGEVRGALEEAKKPSKSVSRMMDRSEGQGYSEARMEGQAEGQNEQRRSDSRNEKRRSVDTRVLLGNAELNQRTIDELRKAGITRLDDPRITDLLTRISENKQDVDQRTIDELRRMGITSLDDPRLTGIRSQIWSGTREIDQRTIDELRRLGITDLTEIRLWEPRFRKLLERPDIDQRTIDELWRSGITSLDDPRIAEMRSQSTTSRSEIDHKTIDELRRAGILSLDDPRILEIRKSTSTTMGSGGESQQREALRFDIDQRTIDELRRLGIWSLDDPRIAEMRSQSGTRVDQRKFLRIIYTPNMTVRDAVLAAGGPSKDAYLAEAELYRTDPATRVVTRSKFSIKKALEGDDRNNITLKSHDRIVIHNMSGFNYKKTVAIDGEVLRPGNYTFAKGMTVKDLIFASGNLLESAYRDEIEITRQSIEDDKYVRLEHKNINLKRALEGDPSANVALLPYDRINVKRLQDWRKERFVSVSGEVLFPGKYVTKKKERLSSLIERAGGYADDAYLRGAIFTRKRVRDMQQKALDEMISRMEKDMVSAGSSVGALSAEEVKAKEIEMQQKQKFIETLRKVQPTGRMTIYLANLRLLRGSEYDVELEEGDSLLIPTKNSVVTVAGAVMMNGSFVHSDAMRWKDYVQLAGGYSRYADTSSTFVVKVDGTAQKLDTSFITWSHYRNRWETMGFGEKKSEIEAGDTIIVPEKLDRTAWLRQFRDITQILGNIGLTAATIAVLYKTMKNN